In Nicotiana tabacum cultivar K326 chromosome 17, ASM71507v2, whole genome shotgun sequence, one DNA window encodes the following:
- the LOC107801510 gene encoding putative N-acetyltransferase HLS1-like, whose protein sequence is MIVAVGDKVRIIVREFDGKKDCREVEEVERSCEVGPTGKLSLFTDLLGDPICRVRHSPAFLMLVAETEEKEEKRGIVGMIRGCIKTVTCGKRLSRNNLPVFTKIAYILGLRVSPLHRRKGIGLKLVRKMEEWFRENGAEYSYIATENDNHASVKLFTHKCGYTKFRTPSILVQPVFAHRVKISTSVTIIKLSPIEAETLYRHKFSTTEFFPTDIDSILTNKLNLGTFLAVPKGNFSGWNGVNEFLTSRPESWAVLSVWNCKDVFKLEVRGASKITRGLAKTSRLMDRAFPWLKVPSVPEVFRPFGLHFLYGLGGEGPLAVKLVKALCDFAHNLAGESRCGVVVTEIASCEPLKLGIPHWKKLSCAEDLWCIKRLGEDYSDGSVGDWTKSKPGLSIFVDPREF, encoded by the exons ATGATTGTGGCTGTTGGTGATAAAGTGAGGATAATAGTGAGGGAATTCGACGGCAAGAAAGATTGCAGGGAAGTAGAAGAGGTAGAGAGAAGTTGTGAAGTTGGGCCCACCGGCAAACTCTCTCTTTTCACTGACCTTTTAGGTGACCCTATTTGCAGAGTTCGCCATTCTCCTGCCTTTCTCATGCTG GTAGCAGAgacagaagaaaaagaagagaaaaggggaataGTGGGAATGATAAGGGGTTGTATCAAAACCGTTACATGTGGGAAGAGACTCTCCAGGAACAATCTCCCTGTTTTCACTAAAATTGCCTATATTTTAGGCCTTCGTGTCTCTCCTTTGCACCG gAGAAAGGGAATTGGGTTGAAATTGGTGCGCAAGATGGAGGAATGGTTCAGGGAAAATGGTGCTGAATATTCATATATAGCTACTGAAAACGATAACCATGCTTCTGTAAAACTCTTCACACACAAATGTGGCTACACCAAGTTCCGTACTCCATCTATTCTAGTGCAGCCAGTTTTTGCACACAGAGTCAAAATATCAACAAGTGTCACTATAATCAAACTCAGCCCAATTGAAGCTGAAACTCTGTATCGCCATAAATTCTCCACCACAGAATTTTTCCCCACGGACATTGATTCAATTCTCACCAATAAACTCAATTTGGGTACTTTTCTAGCAGTTCCAAAGGGTAACTTTTCAGGCTGGAATGGTGTGAATGAGTTTTTAACGAGTCGGCCCGAGTCGTGGGCTGTACTCAGTGTGTGGAACTGTAAGGATGTGTTCAAATTAGAGGTTCGAGGCGCATCCAAAATTACAAGAGGTTTAGCTAAGACGAGTCGTTTAATGGACCGGGCTTTTCCATGGCTTAAGGTTCCGTCAGTGCCGGAAGTTTTCAGGCCATTTGGGCTTCATTTTTTATATGGGCTTGGTGGTGAAGGCCCATTAGCGGTGAAGTTGGTGAAGGCCCTTTGTGATTTTGCTCATAACTTAGCTGGAGAATCGCGGTGTGGGGTGGTGGTGACAGAAATAGCAAGTTGCGAACCGCTTAAGTTAGGAATTCCTCACTGGAAAAAACTATCTTGCGCAGAGGACTTATGGTGCATAAAACGATTAGGGGAAGACTATAGTGATGGATCTGTAGGTGACTGGACTAAATCAAAGCCTGGTCTTTCTATTTTTGTTGATCCAAGggaattttaa